In the Pseudoalteromonas rubra genome, AGATAACAGGGTATCAAGTTGCATCACCTGATTCTGCCTGTCGCCACTTAACATCATCCAGAGATCCTGAACCGCGGGTCCCTGACGACAATCATCAAGGTCCACTATCATTAACTGTTCCTGAGACCATAGAATATTGCCAGCATGGCAATCACCATGCAAACGGATCGGCTGGATTGATGTGAATTTTTCTTCTGCTTTGTTAATGACCTGATCAAGCACCGTTGTAAATGCAAGCCGTAATGTATCAGGCAAACACTCAGAAGCCAAAATATCAACACGCGGCTGATGCAGATAGCTGGTCACATCAATCGCCGGTCGGTGCGCAAAGTCATCCTGCTTCGCAACGCTATGCAAGCGCCCAATATAGCGCCCAAGCATTTCCAGATGGTCCAGGTTGTCCACCTCGAATTGGCGACCTCCTACACTTGGAAACAGACAGAATCGATAGCCCTGATGCTCAAACAAGCTGCCCCCGTCAACACGCAGAGGGGCTACAACTGGTACTTCAGCTTGCTGCAGGGCCAGCGTGAAGTCGTGTTCTTCCTGAATTTGCTCGGACTGCCAGCGTTCAGGGCGATAAAACTTCGCCACATAGCGACGGTTATCGTCAGCACGAAACTGATAAACCCGATTCTCATAACTATTGAGCGGCAACAACCCCGATTCAGGATAAACCCCGACGCTTTCAATGGCATCCAGGATCAGATCGGGCGTTAAATTTTGAAAGCTGAAATCTGTCATAGTGTTTACCTTTCACTGCCCTGTTCCAAAGTCTGGCCCAGGACAAAGTAACAAAAAAGCGGGCTACCCCGCTTTTGTGATGTCTATCTGAGTTACCCCATTGTACCCTATCTCGGCTAACGACCTTTAAAAAAGTTTGTCGGCTGTGCGATAGACTCCGAGGGCGCATCTTTAACTGTGATGACGAACTCGAACTCGGTAACCGGTAACGTCAGATCGTAAGGGTCAATGACGACCGACAGCGGCTGATCCACCGTCGAGCCTGCCGCAATGTGGATCTCCTGTTTGCCCAGAATAGTGAAATCAGACAAACCACGAATACTGATAAGGAACGTTTGAGGCACTTGTGCTTTGTTGATCATCTTCAGTGTATATGTATTTTCAACCAGCCCTTCCACATTCACCCGATACAGCTGGTTTCTGTCTCTGATAATATCCAGGTCAAGTGTTTTGCGCATCGCAACATTGGCAACCAAAGCACCACTTAAGACAATCAGGATCAGCAGGTAGCCGATCAACTTGCCCCGCACGGCTTTGGTTTTTTCACTGCTGCTTTCGAGGTTGCGTTCCGTTGTGTAGGAGATCAGTCCCTTCGGATAGTTCATTTTATCCATTACACCATCACACGCATCGATACAGGCACCACAATTGATACACTCGTATTGCAGCCCATTACGGATGTCGATACCGGTCGGACAAACCTGCACACACAATTTACAGTCGATACAATCACCCAGATCCAGCGCTTTTGGGTCCTCCTTACGGCCACGAGGTCCGCGATTTTCGCCACGCGCGGTGTCATAGCTTACAGTGAAAGTGTCTTTATCGAACATCGCAGACTGAAAACGTGAATAAGGACAAATATGCAGACACATGATCTCGCGCATCCAGCCGGCATTACCATAGGTACACAAAGTAAAGATCACCACACTTAACGCCGCATACCCCGAAGCTGAAAACATCAGCAGGTCGGGTAGTAATTCTCGGATAGGCGTAAAATAGCCGACAAACGAAATGGCGGTATACAGAGAAAACAGCACCCAACTGAGGTGTTTGGCTGATTTACGCCAGAACTTATCAAAGTCCATGGGTCGCTGATCAAGCTTCTTACGCTGATTGGCAGTACCTTCCAGCTTTTCTTCAAACCA is a window encoding:
- a CDS encoding serine/threonine protein kinase, producing the protein MTDFSFQNLTPDLILDAIESVGVYPESGLLPLNSYENRVYQFRADDNRRYVAKFYRPERWQSEQIQEEHDFTLALQQAEVPVVAPLRVDGGSLFEHQGYRFCLFPSVGGRQFEVDNLDHLEMLGRYIGRLHSVAKQDDFAHRPAIDVTSYLHQPRVDILASECLPDTLRLAFTTVLDQVINKAEEKFTSIQPIRLHGDCHAGNILWSQEQLMIVDLDDCRQGPAVQDLWMMLSGDRQNQVMQLDTLLSGYEEFASFDARELALIEPLRAMRMVHYMGWLAKRWHDPAFPRNFSWFATDKYWEQQILALKEQLAALDEAAISLYP
- the ccoG gene encoding cytochrome c oxidase accessory protein CcoG, encoding MDKQIKVKNIPVDVKIHKPDDLQPDRFNPRNRIYVRAVTGLHQKLRKQIGFIGMLAFMLLPWINFNGEQAVLFDIFEQKFNIFGLTLWPQDLTILAFILMIAAFALFLVTTFYGRVWCGYTCPQTVWTFIFIWFEEKLEGTANQRKKLDQRPMDFDKFWRKSAKHLSWVLFSLYTAISFVGYFTPIRELLPDLLMFSASGYAALSVVIFTLCTYGNAGWMREIMCLHICPYSRFQSAMFDKDTFTVSYDTARGENRGPRGRKEDPKALDLGDCIDCKLCVQVCPTGIDIRNGLQYECINCGACIDACDGVMDKMNYPKGLISYTTERNLESSSEKTKAVRGKLIGYLLILIVLSGALVANVAMRKTLDLDIIRDRNQLYRVNVEGLVENTYTLKMINKAQVPQTFLISIRGLSDFTILGKQEIHIAAGSTVDQPLSVVIDPYDLTLPVTEFEFVITVKDAPSESIAQPTNFFKGR